Proteins encoded by one window of Vigna radiata var. radiata cultivar VC1973A chromosome 5, Vradiata_ver6, whole genome shotgun sequence:
- the LOC106761622 gene encoding uncharacterized protein LOC106761622 — MGRLPFLLALFYCFHVVAFCFGDGSVVNGEFELGPKARDMKGTVVTGGPHAIPGREISGYVEYIKSGQKQDDMLLVVPNGAYAVRLGNEASIKQKIKVVKGMFYSITFVVARTCAQEEKLNVSVAPDWVVLPMQTVYGGNGWDAYAWSFQADYPLSDMVFHNPGMEDDPACGPIIDSIALHALYPPRLTTKNVLKNGGFEEGPYVFPNISSGVLIPPKIVDLSDHSPLPGWVVESLKAVKYIDSEHFSVPEGKRAVQLIGGKESAISQVARTIPGKTYVLSFVVGDAGDSCEGSLSVEAYAGKDSVKVPYQSKGKGGFKRASLKFVALGIRTHIVFLSTFYSVRSDDHASLCGPLIDDVTLISLRKP, encoded by the exons ATGGGAAGGTTGCCGTTTCTTTTGGCGCTCTTCTACTGCTTCCATGTTGTTGCCTTCTGCTTTGGGGATG GATCAGTGGTAAATGGAGAGTTTGAGCTCGGCCCAAAGGCACGGGACATGAAGGGCACGGTGGTGACTGGGGGACCCCACGCCATACCTGGGCGGGAGATCTCTGGCTATGTTGAGTACATAAAATCAGGGCAGAAGCAAGATGACATGTTGCTTGTGGTGCCAAATGGAGCTTATGCGGTGAGGCTTGGCAACGAGGCCTCTATTAAGCAAAAGATAAAAGTGGTGAAGGGAATGTTCTATTCAATAACGTTTGTGGTAGCACGCACTTGTGCACAAGAGGAAAAGCTCAACGTGTCTGTGGCTCCAGACTGGGTGGTTCTCCCAATGCAAACTGTGTATGGTGGAAATGGTTGGGATGCTTATGCATGGTCCTTCCAAGCAGATTACCCTCTCTCAGACATGGTTTTTCATAACCCAGGGATGGAAGACGACCCTGCCTGTGGACCAATCATTGATTCTATTGCTCTCCATGCTCTCTACCCTCCTAGACTAACTACCA AGAATGTATTGAAGAATGGTGGGTTTGAAGAAGGACCATATGTGTTTCCGAACATATCATCGGGTGTGCTTATCCCACCCAAAATTGTAGACCTCAGTGACCACTCTCCCCTACCGGGATGGGTGGTGGAGTCCCTAAAAGCTGTTAAATACATAGACTCGGAGCATTTCTCAGTTCCTGAAGGGAAAAGAGCCGTGCAGCTGATAGGAGGAAAAGAAAGTGCCATTTCACAAGTGGCCAGAACCATTCCTGGGAAAACGTACGTCCTCTCCTTTGTTGTGGGAGATGCTGGTGATTCGTGCGAAGGGTCGTTGAGTGTTGAAGCATACGCAGGCAAAGACAGTGTGAAGGTGCCTTACCAGTCCAAAGGCAAAGGTGGATTTAAGCGTGCAAGTCTCAAGTTTGTAGCTCTTGGTATAAGAACGCATATTGTGTTCCTTAGCACCTTCTACAGCGTTAGAAGCGATGACCACGCTTCGCTGTGTGGACCTCTGATCGATGATGTAACCTTGATCAGTCTTCGTAAACCTTAG